One Microcaecilia unicolor chromosome 4, aMicUni1.1, whole genome shotgun sequence genomic region harbors:
- the ABHD13 gene encoding protein ABHD13 — MEKSWKFWTFAEKWLLILASWSWALCHISLLPLILTFSIYGGLILLILIFVSIAGILYKCQDVLLYYPEQPPSSRLYVPMPTGIPYENIFIRTKDGVLLNLILLRYTGNNAAYLPTVIYFHGNAGNIGHRLPNALLMLVNLKVNLLLVDYRGYGKSEGKASETGIYLDADAVLDYVITRPDLDNTKIILFGRSLGGAVAVHLASKNPHRISAIIMENTFLSIPHMASTLFSFFPMRYLPLWCYKNKFLSCRKVSQCRMPSLFISGLSDQLIPPVMMKQLYELSPSRTKRLAVFPDGTHNDTWQCQGYFTALEQFIKEIIKNHCTEEVVNTSSNVTII; from the coding sequence ATGGAAAAATCATGGAAGTTTTGGACCTTTGCAGAAAAGTGGTTGTTAATCTTGGCTTCATGGTCCTGGGCTCTTTGTCATATTTCCCTTTTACCTTTGATATTAACTTTCAGTATATATGGAGGCCTAATCTTGCTTATCTTGATATTTGTATCAATAGCAGGCATACTATATAAATGTCAAGATGTCTTACTTTATTACCCTGAACAGCCCCCTTCTTCACGACTCTACGTCCCAATGCCTACTGGTATACCCTATGAAAACATCTTCATTAGAACTAAAGATGGTGTTTTACTCAATCTTATTCTGTTGAGATACACAGGAAACAATGCAGCCTATTTGCCAACTGTCATATATTTTCATGGAAATGCAGGCAATATTGGTCACAGGTTACCAAATGCTTTGCTAATGCTGGTTAACCTTAAAGTAAATTTGCTACTGGTTGATTATAGAGGCTATGGGAAAAGTGAAGGAAAAGCTAGTGAAACAGGCATTTATTTAGATGCTGATGCTGTGCTCGACTATGTGATAACTAGGCCTGACCTTGATAATACTAAAATTATCTTATTTGGCCGTTCTTTAGGGGGTGCGGTGGCTGTTCATTTAGCATCTAAAAATCCGCATAGAATTTCTGCTATAATTATGGAGAACACATTTCTTAGTATCCCACATATGGCAAGTACATTGTTTTCTTTCTTCCCAATGAGATATCTTCCAttgtggtgctacaaaaataagttCCTGTCATGCAGAAAAGTCTCTCAGTGTAGAATGCCTTCCCTCTTCATCTCTGGGCTGTCTGACCAACTAATTCCTCCAGTAATGATGAAGCAACTTTATGAGCTTTCCCCATCTCGGACTAAAAGACTGGCAGTTTTCCCTGATGGTACACATAATGATACTTGGCAGTGTCAAGGTTATTTCACTGCACTTGAACAGTTCATCAAAGAAATAATAAAGAATCATTGTACTGAAGAAGTAGTAAACACATCTTCCAATGTAACAATAATATAG